In Calothrix sp. PCC 7507, one DNA window encodes the following:
- a CDS encoding ATP-binding sensor histidine kinase — protein sequence MVSIPGYKVSEELYDGSRTLVYRGYRETDSLPVVIKLLKNPYPSLTELLSFRNQYTIAKNLNSPLIVQTYSLEPYQNGYALVMEDFGGISLKKYFTSLKTQYIASLEEFLEIAIALCNALYILYRERIIHKDIKPANVLINPETKQLKLIDFSIASLLPRETQTLINPNVLEGTLAYISPEQTGRMNRGIDYRTDFYSLGVTFYELLTGVLPFQSNDPVELVHCHIAKIAPLVCETNLEIPSVISKIVSKLMAKNAEDRYQSALGLKFDLENCLHQLQVDGRVNGFEIGQRDVCDRFIIPDKLYGREIEVENLLQAFERVSKGATEMILVAGFSGIGKTAIVNEVHKPIVRQRGYFIKGKYDQFQRNIPFSAFVQAFRDLMEQLLSESDAQIQQWRNQILSAVGENGQVIIEVIPELSKIIGEQPPAIELSGTAAENRFNLLFQKFTQVFTSLEHPLVMFLDDLQWADSASLKLMQLLMADTGHMLLIGAYRDNEVNPVHPLMLTLNEIEKKQTTINTITLAPLNQETVNQLVADTLKCSQDLALPLSRLVFQKTQGNPFFSLQFLKALHQERLINFTPPTPPYQGRATGGWQCDIAQINQQAVTDDVVEFMALQLEKLPLATQNILKLASCIGNQFDLATLAIVSEQSQINTATALWKALQEGLILPISEVYKFYQGEESEQLALSYQNIEKKIAKYAFLHDRVQQAAYFLISDAQKTATHLKIGQLLRENLSELEIEEKLFDLVGHLNLGIELISQASDRQTLAQLNFKAGSKAKNATAYTAARVYFQTGIALLQPNCWQTQYELALNLHLAVTEASYLNSDFESMEEMAGVVLQNAQTIFDKVKIYEIKIVALTAQSQILEAIAVGADVLSQLGVDLPSAPEPAEIGKALEYVKEQLQGREIAELIDLPVMSDRSAIAAMQLLGILFAPILLGNPGLMPLLSATMVRLSLQFGNTPASTVGYAIHGMVLCAFLSEVETGYKFGLLTLSLLEKLNERSICLPLSLFGAFIQHRQQSFLATLSTMKDSYTNGMETGSFLYAGYSIQCYGYIALFAGVNLNTLSAELAPYSVVLTQAKQNAACILLDTVRQVVENLRETGSQPHRLMGIVYDETIMLPKHQQDNDFTAIAYAYTYKLMLAALWGNYHAALDYITGIKPYFMAAAGAVHIPVFHFYAALTYLALFPTQPEAEQAQTLVEAQTHQTILHQWAENAPMNHLHKWYLVEAERYRVLGEKAVASEYYDEAIALAKTHQFIHEEALANELAAKFYLDWGKQRIAGEYMIEAYYSYIRWGAKAKVADLERRYPQLLVPILQQTRSPLSINETILALGNVISTSSPTSSTNVSVALDLAAILKASQTLSGEIELEKLLSVLLAIAIENAGADKCVLMLLQDNHLSIEGSITLGTEPILLQSFPVEDSQDIPLKLIYKVLHNRHTTMLIDASADPTLANDPYIIRQQPKSILCSPILHQGKLMGILYLENNLVTGAFTSERLQVLNFLTTQAAISLENALLYHKLEDYSHTLEQKVEKRTQEITEKATQLESTLEKLYSTQSQLIQAEKMSGLGQLVAGIAHEINNPINFIYGNLQPASEYVASLIELNNLYQRLYPQPLPEIAEKIADIELEFISNDLQKLLSSMRVGADRIRQIVLSLRNFSRLDESEIKSVDIHSGIDSTLLILQHRLQSNSKHPEIEVIQKYGQLPLVNCYASALNQVFMNLINNAIDALEESERNRQLTITIQTEFTESKKVVIRIKDNGIGMSESVQNKIFNPFFTTKPVGSGTGLGLSTSYSIVVEKHGGKLSCISAPGEGTEFIIEIPV from the coding sequence ATGGTCAGTATTCCCGGATATAAAGTAAGTGAAGAACTCTACGATGGTTCCAGAACTCTGGTTTATCGGGGGTATCGAGAAACTGACTCATTACCTGTAGTGATTAAACTGTTAAAAAATCCTTATCCGAGTTTGACCGAACTCTTGTCGTTTCGCAATCAGTACACCATTGCCAAAAATCTTAATTCACCGTTAATCGTCCAAACTTATAGCCTAGAACCATACCAAAATGGCTATGCATTGGTGATGGAAGACTTTGGGGGGATTTCTCTCAAAAAGTATTTCACCTCACTAAAGACGCAATATATCGCGTCTTTAGAAGAATTTTTAGAAATAGCGATCGCACTATGCAATGCCTTATATATATTGTATCGAGAACGGATTATTCATAAAGATATCAAACCCGCCAATGTTTTAATTAATCCTGAAACTAAACAACTTAAATTAATTGACTTTAGTATTGCATCTTTGCTACCACGAGAAACGCAGACACTAATCAATCCCAATGTGTTAGAAGGGACACTAGCTTATATCTCTCCAGAACAAACAGGCAGAATGAATCGGGGGATTGATTACCGAACTGATTTTTATTCTTTGGGTGTAACTTTCTACGAATTACTGACTGGAGTTTTGCCATTTCAATCAAACGATCCAGTGGAGTTGGTGCATTGTCACATTGCAAAAATTGCACCGTTAGTATGTGAAACTAATTTAGAAATTCCATCTGTAATCTCAAAAATTGTCAGCAAATTGATGGCAAAAAATGCTGAAGATAGATATCAGAGTGCATTAGGGCTGAAATTTGATTTAGAAAATTGTTTACATCAGCTACAAGTTGATGGTAGAGTTAATGGTTTTGAAATTGGACAAAGGGATGTGTGCGATCGCTTCATCATCCCAGACAAACTTTATGGACGAGAAATCGAAGTCGAAAACCTCCTCCAAGCATTTGAGAGAGTAAGTAAAGGTGCAACAGAAATGATTCTGGTAGCAGGTTTTTCAGGAATTGGTAAAACGGCGATTGTCAACGAAGTTCATAAACCGATTGTGCGCCAACGCGGTTATTTTATCAAAGGGAAATATGACCAATTTCAACGCAATATTCCCTTCAGTGCTTTTGTGCAAGCATTCCGGGATTTAATGGAGCAACTGTTAAGCGAAAGCGATGCACAAATTCAGCAATGGAGAAACCAAATATTATCAGCAGTTGGTGAAAATGGACAAGTAATTATTGAAGTTATCCCCGAATTATCAAAAATTATTGGTGAACAACCACCCGCCATAGAATTATCAGGAACGGCGGCAGAAAATAGATTTAATTTACTGTTTCAAAAATTCACTCAAGTTTTTACCAGCTTAGAACATCCCTTAGTGATGTTTTTAGATGATTTGCAATGGGCAGATTCGGCATCACTGAAGTTAATGCAGCTTTTAATGGCTGATACAGGTCATATGCTGTTAATTGGTGCGTACCGTGATAACGAGGTAAACCCGGTACATCCATTAATGTTGACTTTGAATGAGATTGAAAAAAAGCAAACAACGATTAATACAATTACCTTAGCACCACTGAATCAAGAAACAGTTAATCAATTAGTTGCTGACACACTTAAATGTTCCCAGGATTTGGCATTACCTCTTTCTCGATTAGTGTTTCAAAAAACTCAAGGAAATCCGTTTTTTTCTCTCCAGTTTTTGAAGGCATTACATCAAGAGCGACTGATTAACTTTACCCCCCCAACCCCCCCTTACCAAGGCAGGGCTACGGGGGGGTGGCAATGTGATATTGCCCAAATTAATCAACAGGCAGTTACAGATGATGTTGTTGAATTTATGGCGTTGCAGTTAGAAAAATTACCATTAGCAACCCAGAATATCCTCAAGTTAGCATCTTGTATTGGCAACCAGTTTGATTTAGCAACTTTGGCAATTGTTTCAGAACAATCCCAAATTAATACGGCTACTGCTTTGTGGAAAGCATTGCAAGAAGGATTGATTTTACCGATTAGTGAGGTTTATAAATTTTATCAAGGAGAAGAAAGCGAACAATTGGCACTGTCATATCAGAATATTGAGAAAAAAATAGCTAAATATGCCTTCTTGCATGACAGAGTACAGCAAGCAGCTTATTTCTTGATTTCCGATGCACAAAAAACAGCAACTCATCTCAAAATTGGACAATTATTGAGAGAAAATTTGTCTGAGTTAGAGATTGAAGAAAAACTCTTCGATCTGGTTGGGCATTTGAATTTAGGAATTGAGTTAATTAGTCAAGCAAGCGATCGCCAAACCCTAGCTCAACTCAACTTCAAAGCTGGTAGTAAAGCCAAAAATGCTACTGCATACACCGCCGCTAGAGTGTATTTCCAAACTGGGATCGCCTTACTCCAGCCCAACTGCTGGCAAACACAGTACGAATTAGCCTTGAACCTGCATTTGGCAGTAACCGAAGCCAGCTATTTAAATAGTGACTTTGAGAGTATGGAAGAGATGGCTGGAGTGGTTTTGCAGAACGCCCAGACCATTTTTGACAAAGTGAAAATCTACGAAATTAAAATTGTGGCACTAACGGCTCAAAGCCAAATATTAGAGGCGATCGCCGTCGGTGCAGATGTTCTGAGTCAATTAGGGGTGGATTTACCAAGTGCGCCAGAGCCAGCCGAAATCGGCAAAGCCTTGGAATACGTAAAAGAGCAACTCCAAGGCAGAGAAATTGCTGAACTGATTGACTTACCTGTGATGAGCGATCGCAGCGCGATCGCCGCAATGCAATTATTAGGAATATTGTTTGCACCAATATTACTGGGAAATCCGGGTTTAATGCCCCTGTTGAGCGCAACGATGGTGCGGTTGTCGCTCCAGTTTGGCAATACCCCCGCCTCGACGGTAGGATATGCGATTCACGGTATGGTGCTATGTGCTTTTTTGAGCGAAGTTGAAACTGGCTATAAGTTTGGTCTTTTAACTCTCTCGTTGCTAGAAAAATTGAATGAGCGGAGTATATGTCTCCCTTTAAGCCTCTTTGGGGCTTTCATCCAACATCGCCAGCAATCATTTTTGGCAACGCTATCGACAATGAAAGATAGCTACACCAATGGTATGGAAACAGGTAGTTTTCTGTACGCTGGCTACAGCATACAATGTTACGGATATATAGCGCTGTTCGCTGGTGTAAATTTAAATACGTTGTCAGCCGAATTAGCTCCTTACAGTGTGGTTCTGACTCAGGCGAAACAAAATGCAGCGTGTATTCTATTGGATACAGTGCGGCAAGTGGTGGAGAATTTGCGAGAAACAGGGAGCCAACCCCATCGCTTAATGGGCATTGTCTACGATGAAACAATTATGCTGCCAAAGCACCAGCAGGATAATGATTTCACAGCGATCGCCTACGCCTATACCTACAAGCTGATGCTTGCTGCTCTCTGGGGCAATTATCATGCTGCCCTTGACTATATCACCGGCATCAAGCCCTATTTTATGGCAGCAGCAGGGGCGGTACATATTCCCGTTTTCCATTTTTATGCTGCCCTCACATACCTAGCACTCTTCCCCACTCAGCCAGAAGCAGAACAAGCCCAAACTCTTGTTGAGGCGCAAACTCACCAAACAATTCTGCATCAATGGGCAGAAAATGCCCCGATGAATCACTTACATAAATGGTATCTAGTGGAGGCTGAACGGTATCGAGTGTTGGGTGAAAAAGCCGTAGCTAGTGAGTATTATGACGAAGCCATTGCTCTGGCTAAAACACATCAGTTTATTCATGAAGAAGCCTTAGCCAATGAACTAGCGGCAAAATTTTACCTTGACTGGGGCAAACAGCGGATCGCTGGGGAATACATGATTGAAGCCTACTACAGCTATATTCGTTGGGGTGCGAAAGCCAAAGTTGCTGACTTGGAAAGACGCTATCCGCAACTGCTTGTTCCCATCCTCCAGCAAACTCGTTCTCCCCTGTCAATTAATGAAACTATCTTGGCACTGGGGAATGTCATATCCACTAGTTCCCCCACTTCCAGTACCAATGTCTCTGTTGCTTTAGATTTAGCTGCCATTCTCAAAGCTTCCCAAACTCTGTCAGGGGAAATCGAACTCGAAAAATTGCTCTCAGTATTGCTGGCGATCGCCATTGAAAATGCGGGGGCTGATAAATGCGTATTAATGCTGTTGCAAGACAATCACCTATCGATTGAAGGTTCAATTACCCTGGGGACAGAGCCAATCTTGTTGCAGAGTTTTCCTGTTGAAGATAGCCAGGATATTCCCCTCAAGTTGATTTACAAAGTCTTGCACAACAGGCATACCACTATGCTAATTGATGCAAGTGCCGATCCGACCTTAGCCAATGACCCCTATATCATTCGTCAGCAGCCTAAGAGTATCTTGTGTAGCCCGATTTTGCATCAAGGTAAGTTGATGGGCATTTTATATCTAGAAAATAACTTAGTGACGGGGGCATTTACAAGCGAACGCTTACAAGTTCTCAATTTTCTCACTACTCAAGCAGCAATTTCTCTAGAAAACGCTCTATTATATCACAAATTAGAGGACTATTCCCATACTCTAGAGCAAAAAGTAGAAAAGCGTACCCAGGAAATCACAGAAAAGGCCACTCAGCTAGAATCAACACTAGAGAAACTTTACTCGACTCAATCCCAACTAATTCAAGCCGAAAAAATGTCCGGTTTGGGACAGTTAGTTGCTGGGATTGCTCATGAAATTAATAATCCGATTAATTTCATCTATGGCAACTTACAACCAGCAAGTGAATATGTGGCATCTTTAATTGAATTAAATAATTTATATCAGCGACTTTACCCGCAACCATTGCCAGAAATTGCCGAAAAAATCGCCGATATTGAGCTAGAATTTATATCTAATGATTTACAAAAGCTCCTGTCATCGATGAGAGTAGGAGCAGATCGTATCCGTCAAATTGTGCTGTCACTGCGAAATTTTTCCCGTTTGGATGAATCAGAAATAAAATCAGTAGACATTCATTCTGGGATTGATAGTACGCTGTTGATTTTGCAGCATCGACTTCAAAGTAATAGTAAACATCCAGAAATTGAAGTAATTCAAAAATATGGTCAACTCCCTTTAGTTAATTGTTATGCCTCTGCTCTGAATCAAGTATTTATGAATCTGATCAACAATGCCATTGATGCCTTAGAAGAATCAGAGAGAAATCGCCAACTGACTATTACAATTCAGACAGAATTTACAGAATCAAAAAAGGTAGTTATCCGCATTAAAGACAACGGTATAGGGATGAGCGAGTCAGTGCAGAATAAGATATTTAATCCATTTTTTACGACAAAACCAGTAGGTAGTGGCACAGGCTTGGGATTATCAACTAGCTATTCGATTGTGGTAGAAAAACATGGGGGTAAATTAAGCTGCATTTCTGCACCAGGAGAGGGTACAGAATTTATCATTGAAATTCCGGTATGA